One window of the Pelmatolapia mariae isolate MD_Pm_ZW linkage group LG15, Pm_UMD_F_2, whole genome shotgun sequence genome contains the following:
- the LOC134643440 gene encoding alpha-1-antitrypsin homolog encodes MRGLFASCALVALLLAVALADHHHHHSSAHSDEEHDSCHKLSAPNADFAVVLYKSLNAKTAAGNNIFFSPLGISTALSLLSTGARGETHSQLFSSLGYSTLNQTQVNEAYKHLFHMLGESQENQKLDVGNAAAVRSGFSPLEEFLNDIKQYYSGEIFQVDFTKPEEAAAEINKHIASKTHDKIKDMVKDLDPEMAMVLINYVYFRGQWEKPFDGNITRKEEFHVDGSTTVEVDMMRKTGRYDYYRDDGNHATILLLPYKGNTSMMIVFPDEDKMNQVEAVISKDQLRRWHDSFFRTNVNLGMPKFSISAKASLDDTLKESGITDAFGDKADFSGMSNEVPLKVSKVSHQAVLSVDETGTEAAAATTVEIMPMSLPQAITLNRPFLLFILEHSTRSILFMGKINNPTA; translated from the exons ATGCGTGGTCTCTTTGCTAGTTGTGCGCTCGTTGCACTGCTCCTGGCCGTAGCCTTggccgaccaccaccaccaccacagctcTGCACACAGCGACGAGGAGCACGATAGCTGCCACAAGCTCTCTGCTCCTAATGCTGACTTTGCTGTTGTCCTCTACAAAAGTCTGAATGCCAAGACTGCTGCTGGAAACAACATCTTCTTTTCGCCACTGGGCATCTCCACTGCCCTGTCCCTGCTATCTACTGGAGCCCGCGGTGAAACCCACAGCCAGCTGTTCTCCAGCCTGGGCTACAGCACCTTAAACCAGACTCAGGTCAACGAAGCCTACAAGCATCTTTTTCACATGCTTGGAGAAAGCCAGGAGAACCAAAAGCTGGATGTTGGCAATGCTGCTGCGGTGCGCTCCGGCTTCAGTCCTCTGGAGGAGTTCTTAAATGACATCAAGCAGTACTACTCTGGTGAAATCTTTCAAGTTGACTTTACCAAACCTGAAGAGGCTGCAGCTGAAATCAACAAACACATTGCCAGCAAAACCCACGACAAGATCAAAGACATGGTGAAGGACTTGGACCCTGAAATGGCAATGGTCCTTATCAACTACGTCTACTTCAGAG GACAGTGGGAGAAACCTTTCGACGGTAACATAACACGCAAAGAGGAATTCCATGTGGACGGAAGCACCACAGTTGAGGTGGACATGATGAGGAAGACGGGACGCTACGACTACTACAGAGACGACGGGAACCACGCCACCATTTTGCTGCTGCCATACAAGGGCAACACCTCCATGATGATTGTTTTCCCCGATGAAGACAAAATGAATCAGGTGGAGGCTGTCATCAGCAAAGATCAACTCAGGCGCTGGCACGATTCCTTCTTCAGGAC TAACGTGAATCTTGGCATGCCAAAGTTTTCCATCTCTGCCAAAGCCTCCCTAGATGACACACTAAAAGAAAGTGGAATAACGGACGCTTTTGGAGACAAAGCTGATTTTTCTGGCATGTCTAATGAGGTCCCGCTCAAAGTCTCAAAG GTGTCTCACCAGGCGGTGCTAAGCGTGGATGAAACAGGAAcggaggctgctgctgccaccaCTGTAGAGATCATGCCAATGAGTCTGCCCCAAGCTATAACACTCAACAGACCCTTCCTGCTCTTCATCCTTGAGCATTCAACAAGGAGCATCCTCTTCATGGGCAAGATCAACAACCCCACAGCCTAA